The Pelmatolapia mariae isolate MD_Pm_ZW linkage group LG9, Pm_UMD_F_2, whole genome shotgun sequence genome has a segment encoding these proteins:
- the LOC134634120 gene encoding apolipoprotein D-like → MSPVYILLLLVPVSSAQTFHWGPCPTPEVQSNFTLQLYLGEWYEIAKLPAYFAIGECIQANYSMREDGTVRVLNSQVLNGKMWVVEGTAKVMEPKEPAKLGVQFTSFLPYSPYWVVSTDYTTYSVVYSCTDIFKRFHFNFAWIFSRSPTLPTVIVDYAKKLLIEEGIDISKMTHTDQNCIV, encoded by the exons ATGTCTCCTGTCTACATTCTCCTCCTGCTGGTCCCTGTGAGCTCGGCTCAGACTTTTCACTGGGGTCCCTGTCCTACTCCAGAGGTGCAATCTAACTTCACCCTTCAACTG tacCTGGGAGAGTGGTACGAGATTGCAAAGCTGCCTGCTTACTTTGCAATAGGAGAGTGCATCCAGGCAAACTATTCTATGAGGGAAGATGGGACAGTGAGAGTACTGAACTCTCAGGTGTTAAAC GGCAAAAT GTGGGTTGTAGAGGGGACAGCCAAAGTTATGGAACCAAAAGAACCAGCCAAGCTTGGAGTCCAGTTCACATCTT TTCTTCCCTACTCTCCATACTGGGTTGTGTCGACTGACTACACCACCTATTCTGTAGTGTACTCCTGCACAGACATCTTTAAGAGATTCCATTTCAACTTTGCCTGGATTTTCTCACGGTCGCCCACCTTGCCTACAGTAATTGTGGATTATGCTAAAAAGCTGCTGATTGAAGAAGGAATCGACATTTCCAAGATGACCCACACAGATCAGAACTGTATTGTGTAA
- the LOC134634121 gene encoding apolipoprotein D-like, producing the protein MSAVYLLLLLVPTISAQTFRFGACPTPKVQSNFSLQQYLDKWYEIEKLPASFARGQCIEANYYIRKDGTIRVLNSQVVGGKREFLEGTAVVPDRQEPAKLGVAFSYFTPYSPYWVLETNYTNYTIVYSCTDILRIFHVYYAWILARSPSLPPETVHYAKQLLTDKGIDISKMTPTYQNCGNI; encoded by the exons ATGTCTGCTGTCTAccttctcctcctgctggtcCCCACAATCTCGGCTCAGACTTTTCGCTTTGGTGCCTGCCCTACTCCGAAGGTGCAGTCTAACTTCAGCCTTCAGCAG TACCTGGATAAGTGGTATGAGATTGAGAAGCTGCCTGCTTCTTTTGCCAGAGGACAGTGCATTGAAGCGAATTATTACATAAGGAAAGATGGGACCATCCGAGTGTTGAACTCTCAGGTTGT GGGtggtaaaagggagtttttagaAGGGACAGCTGTGGTTCCAGACCGACAAGAACCAGCCAAACTTGGAGTCGCCTTCTCATATT TTACACCCTATAGCCCATACTGGGTGCTGGAGACAAACTACACCAACTACACCATTGTGTACTCCTGCACAGACATTCTGCGCATATTCCATGTTTACTACGCCTGGATTCTTGCACGGTCACCCTCCCTGCCTCCAGAGACGGTGCATTACGCCAAACAGTTGCTGACTGATAAAGGAATCGATATTTCCAAGATGACTCCCACATATCAGAACTGTGGAAATATTTAG
- the LOC134634845 gene encoding apolipoprotein D-like yields MSAVYLLLLLIPVISAQTFHWGPCPTPKVQSNFTLQPYLGKWYEIERLPAYFATGKCIRANYTMREDGTVRVLNSQVGDDRWSIEGTAKVIDPQEPAKLKVNFSPLLPYAPYWVLSTDYTSYTVVYSCTSVFGRMHFYFAWIFSRSSSLPPETVRNAKQVLIEEGIDISKMTPTDQKCKDN; encoded by the exons ATGTCAGCTGTCTACCTTCTTCTCCTGCTGATCCCTGTGATCTCGGCTCAGACTTTTCACTGGGGTCCCTGTCCTACTCCCAAGGTGCAGTCCAACTTCACCCTTCAACCG TACCTTGGAAAGTGGTATGAGATAGAGCGTCTGCCTGCTTATTTTGCAACAGGAAAGTGCATAAGGGCAAACTATACCATGAGGGAAGACGGGACTGTCCGAGTACTGAACTCTCAGGT GGGTGATGATAGGTGGTCTATAGAAGGTACAGCCAAAGTTATAGACCCACAAGAACCAGCCAAACTCAAAGTCAACTTCTCACCTC TTCTTCCGTACGCTCCATACTGGGTTTTGTCAACTGACTACACCAGCTATACCGTTGTGTATTCCTGCACGAGTGTCTTTGGCAGGATGCATTTCTACTTCGCCTGGATCTTCTCCCGGTCATCCTCCCTGCCTCCAGAGACGGTACGCAACGCCAAACAGGTGCTGATTGAAGAAGGAATCGACATTTCCAAGATGACTCCCACAGATCAGAAGTGCAAGGATAATTAA